A window of Spirochaetota bacterium contains these coding sequences:
- a CDS encoding MBL fold metallo-hydrolase, translating into MRAPSNPSRITDSLYCLGPAPVPSFLLDGEMPALFEAGIYAFGPSYANEARVILDGRRPAYLFLTHMHFDHCGSAGYLKREFPGLAVCGSEEGARIVEKPSAIALITRLNDFGQPGEVKFEPFTVDRVLSDGEEIRVSADRTVRVIKTPGHTRDMLSYYIPEIKALIPSETVGVPGRGDYIFSEFLIDFDTYLRSIERLRGLDVEILILAHGSYYTGEDARAYIPRAIAHTQRFRERIEFLVGEHGGDTAAIAAVIKGEEYDPLTGDKQPERAYMINLDAKIKAVVRRMNDLTAVDAPFNKRI; encoded by the coding sequence ATGCGCGCGCCGAGCAACCCTTCCCGAATAACCGATTCACTCTACTGCCTGGGGCCCGCGCCGGTTCCCTCGTTCCTCCTGGACGGCGAGATGCCCGCACTGTTCGAGGCCGGAATCTACGCGTTCGGGCCTTCGTATGCGAACGAGGCGCGCGTGATCCTGGACGGCCGGCGGCCGGCCTACCTGTTCCTCACGCACATGCATTTCGATCATTGCGGCTCCGCGGGATATCTCAAACGGGAATTCCCCGGTCTCGCGGTCTGCGGTTCGGAGGAGGGGGCCCGTATAGTGGAGAAACCGTCCGCGATCGCGCTCATTACGCGGCTCAACGATTTCGGGCAGCCGGGCGAGGTGAAATTCGAGCCCTTCACCGTCGACCGCGTGCTTTCCGACGGGGAGGAGATACGCGTATCGGCGGACAGGACCGTGCGCGTCATCAAGACGCCGGGCCATACGAGGGACATGCTTTCGTACTACATCCCCGAAATCAAGGCGCTCATACCGTCCGAGACGGTGGGCGTTCCCGGCCGGGGGGACTATATCTTCAGCGAGTTTCTCATCGACTTCGACACGTATCTGCGCTCGATAGAGCGCCTCAGGGGTCTGGACGTTGAAATACTCATCCTGGCGCACGGGTCCTATTACACCGGGGAAGACGCGCGCGCGTACATCCCGAGGGCGATCGCGCACACGCAGAGGTTCAGGGAGCGGATCGAGTTTCTCGTCGGGGAGCATGGAGGCGATACGGCGGCAATAGCCGCCGTCATCAAGGGGGAAGAGTACGATCCGCTTACGGGGGACAAGCAGCCCGAGCGCGCGTACATGATCAACCTGGACGCGAAGATCAAGGCGGTGGTCCGGCGAATGAACGACCTCACCGCCGTGGACGCGCCGTTCAATAAAAGGATTTGA